A window of Chlorobium phaeobacteroides DSM 266 genomic DNA:
CAAGGCCTATCCATTTTTTACCTATTAAAAATTGAAGGCTGGCGACATATTTTTCAGTCAGAGCGGAAAACGCCGTATTAAAGGCCGTAAAGAATCGATTCGCATACCCTTTGATGCCTTTCGCCGTCGCCTTATCCTTCTGGCCATGAGAGTTTTTAAGAAAAATCACACAAAGTGCGGGACTCAGCGTCAAAGCGTTGATCGCGGAAATAAAAATAGCCGAGGCAAGGGTGAGGGCGAACTGACGGTAAAACACTCCTGTCGATCCACCCATCAAGGCAACAGGCAGAAACACCGATGACATGACAAGCGTAATGGAAACAATAGCCCCGGTAATTTCGCTCATGGCAAGAACAGTTGCCGGTTTTGAGGCAAGATGCTCTCCCTCCATCTTTGCATACACCGCCTCTACAACAACAATAGCATCATCAACAACAATGCCGATAGCAAGAACCAGAGCAAAAAGCGTCAGAAGGTTGATCGAGAACCCGAACAGGCTCATACAAAAAAAGGTACCGATAATAGCTACTGGCACCGAAATGGCAGGAATCAAGGTGGCGCGAAAATCCTGAAGAAAAACAAACACCACAAGAAACACAAGGATAAAGGCCTCAACAAGCGTGTGAAGAACCTGTTCAATGGACTCGTCAAGCGGCTTTTTCGTACTCAAGGGAACGGCATAGCTTATCCCTTCGGGAAAGGATTTCGAGGCAGCTTCAACAACTTTGTAGAGTTCGGTCTGAACAGCATCAGCATTTGAACCGGCTGTCTGGTAGATAGCCATGGCAACAGCAGGCTTGCCGTTGACTTTCGTGTTGACCGAAAAGTCATATGAAGTAAACTCAATGCGGGCGACATCCTTCAGTCTCAGCAGAGAACCGTCGCTGTTTGAACGGACGACGATATTCTCATACTCACCTGCCTCTTTCAATTTTCCCTTGTACTTGATAATATACTCCATCACCTCCAGGCTCCCTTCGCCAAACTTGCCCGGAGCCGCATCAACACTCTGGCTCTTGATCGCGGCGCTCACCTCCGGCACGGTCAGTTTGTATGCCGCCATCTTCTGAGGGTTCAGCCAGATACGCATGGAATAATCCCTGTTGCCGAAAACACTTGCCAACCCTACCCCCTGAACTCTCTGAATCTCGGGAACAAGGTTGATCTTCGCGTAGTTCTGAAGAAAGGTCTCATCATAATTATCTGTATCGGAAAAAAGAGTCACCACCATCATCATACTGGCCAACTGCTTGACCACCGTAATACCACGTTGAATAACATCGGCAGGAAGCTTGCTCTGGGCTTGCGCCACCCTGTTCTGAACGTTAACCGCCGCCTGATCGGGATTGGTACCGAGAGCAAAATTCACGGTTATTTTCAGCACCCCGTCATTTCCGGAGGTTGACGTGATATAGGTCATCCCCTCAACACCGTTAATCGCCTCCTCAAGTGATGGCGCAACGGAGCGGGCAAGTGTTTCAGCGCTTGCTCCCGGATAGACTGCGGTTACCATAACACTCGGCGGCGCAATATCGGGAAACTGGGCAATCGGCAACTGCTTGATACTGATGAGACCGAGAATGACGATCACAACTGATATCACTGTGGCAAGAACCGGTCTGGTTATAAACTTTTCAAACATGAACTGATGTTTTTTAAATAGCTGTTACCATGAAACCTTTTTCTCTCTGCAAGTTTGATAAACCTGTCACTGATTCGGTAAACCTGTGGATTAGCCTCCTCTGTCGGCTTCAGATTTGCGGAGCATCAAATTGCGGCTTGACAACTGCGCCTTCTTTCAATTTCAACAATCCGGCTGTGACAATAACATCGCCAGGTTTAAGCCCTGTCGTAACGATATAGCTGTTGCCGCTTTTTCCGGAAACAGTTATGGGGATTTTCACGGCTTTATTTCCCTCAGCCAGTCGGAAAACAAAAACCTTGTCCTGCAACTCGGTCGTTGCAGCCTGAGGTACAAGCAGCACATTGTTGTATAAAACCTCGATCCTTACCTTTCCGGTACTCCCCGTTCTCAGAAGTCCCTGAGGATTCGCAAAAACCGCCTTCATGCTGATCGCTCCGGTAGCATTATCAAATTGCCCTCCAGCCATTTGAAGCACACCCTTTTCAGAGTGCTCGCTCGCATCAGCAAGAATGAGAGTCACCGGAGGGACGTTCCGGATCTTCTCCTCGATAGTAGCTCCGGCATACTGCCCCCTGAAACGAATAAAGTCCGTTTCGCTCATGCTGAAATAGGCATTCACCTCCTGAACATCCGATAAAACAGTCAGAGACTCATTCTGATTTTTGGTTACAAGACTGCCGAGGCGATAAGGAATTTTCCCGATATAACCGCTTACAGGAGCGCGCAATGTCGTATACCCCAAACTGATTCCTGCTGACTGGGCAGCAGCCTTTGCCTGTTCAACATTTGCTTTTGCAGCTTGATATGACGCTTTTGCGGCTTTGAGCTGAACATCAGAAACAACCTTGTTCTGCACAAGAGGAGTAATCTTGTCGACATCAAGCCTTGCATTGACCAGAGCGGCTTCCGCTGCATGCTGATTTGCAATTGCCTGATTATACTGCTCCCGGTATACTCCTCCCTTAATTTGAAATAAAGGCTGTCCGGCATTAACAAAAGCGCCCTCATTCACTAAAATCTTCTCCAGAGTGCCATCAACCTGTGGACGTATCTCAACATTGACCCGTCCTTCGATCATTGCAGGATATTCGCTATATACTTTAGCCGATACATATGCAAGCTTCATCGCCGGTAATGGCTGCGCCCCTCCGGCCTTTTCGTTTCCATTGTTACCGCCGCAACCCGACACCATCGCTGCCATACAGATAGCGACCATCACCGGAACCCGAAAAAACCTGTGTTTGCGTAACATGACAATGCGGTTTGTTTTATTAATAACCATTACCCGTAATCTTTTAAAGCTCAATAAAAACAAAATCTGCCCCCCGGAATATCAACAATCGTGAACGTTCATATAAAAGGAGGGGTCATCATATGCTGATTTTTTTTCTAATTCAAGCAAACCTGCTTTCAAAAC
This region includes:
- a CDS encoding efflux RND transporter permease subunit, with the protein product MFEKFITRPVLATVISVVIVILGLISIKQLPIAQFPDIAPPSVMVTAVYPGASAETLARSVAPSLEEAINGVEGMTYITSTSGNDGVLKITVNFALGTNPDQAAVNVQNRVAQAQSKLPADVIQRGITVVKQLASMMMVVTLFSDTDNYDETFLQNYAKINLVPEIQRVQGVGLASVFGNRDYSMRIWLNPQKMAAYKLTVPEVSAAIKSQSVDAAPGKFGEGSLEVMEYIIKYKGKLKEAGEYENIVVRSNSDGSLLRLKDVARIEFTSYDFSVNTKVNGKPAVAMAIYQTAGSNADAVQTELYKVVEAASKSFPEGISYAVPLSTKKPLDESIEQVLHTLVEAFILVFLVVFVFLQDFRATLIPAISVPVAIIGTFFCMSLFGFSINLLTLFALVLAIGIVVDDAIVVVEAVYAKMEGEHLASKPATVLAMSEITGAIVSITLVMSSVFLPVALMGGSTGVFYRQFALTLASAIFISAINALTLSPALCVIFLKNSHGQKDKATAKGIKGYANRFFTAFNTAFSALTEKYVASLQFLIGKKWIGLGALGIVIAMTILLFKTTPSSFIPNEDNGFLMITTNLSPGASLKRTNDAMQQADKLLEKEESVKRVVAVTGVNMITGSTSSSSGVMFVELNDPEERGAVSNIDDLITRFSKKLSPISEALFIVMKRPTVPGFGNVSGVEMVLQDRSAGSLQEFSGVAKGFIGQLMKRPEFEFVYTFFNTGNPQYEIIVDNQKAAQLGVNVQDVLLVMQGFYGGMQASDFNRFGKYYRVMMQSEPRDRTDPSTLNSIFVRNSSGSMVPVASVASLKRVYGSETVDHFNLFNSIGVTANVKKGYSTGQAIQAIEEVSPKALPPGFTLDWKGMSREEIKSGGAATQIFILSIVFVYLLLAAQYESYILPLAVMLSIPSGLFGVMLGVKAGGMDNNIYVQVSIIMLIGLLAKNAILIVEYAIQRRRSGVGLVESAIEGSKARLRPILMTSFAFIVGLLPLLWASGPSALGNRSIGWSAVGGMLSGVVLGVLIIPVLFVVFQAIQERFTGPAKPLEEIHAADLKARRGKV
- a CDS encoding efflux RND transporter periplasmic adaptor subunit; translation: MLRKHRFFRVPVMVAICMAAMVSGCGGNNGNEKAGGAQPLPAMKLAYVSAKVYSEYPAMIEGRVNVEIRPQVDGTLEKILVNEGAFVNAGQPLFQIKGGVYREQYNQAIANQHAAEAALVNARLDVDKITPLVQNKVVSDVQLKAAKASYQAAKANVEQAKAAAQSAGISLGYTTLRAPVSGYIGKIPYRLGSLVTKNQNESLTVLSDVQEVNAYFSMSETDFIRFRGQYAGATIEEKIRNVPPVTLILADASEHSEKGVLQMAGGQFDNATGAISMKAVFANPQGLLRTGSTGKVRIEVLYNNVLLVPQAATTELQDKVFVFRLAEGNKAVKIPITVSGKSGNSYIVTTGLKPGDVIVTAGLLKLKEGAVVKPQFDAPQI